The Halostagnicola kamekurae sequence TCGAATCGGGTTCCAGAGCGGCCGTTTACGACGGCGAGGCGTCGATCGACGTGCTAAACCCGACGTTCGACGTGACGCCGGCCGACTGCGTGGACGAGTACGTCACCGAACGCGGTCCGCTCGAACGGGCTGATATCGATTCGATCGCCGCGGAACTGCGGGAACTGGGGGCGTGGAACGAGTCGTAATCGCGAATCATTCGGTCGCGGTTCGAGGCGTTCGCGCGAAACGACAGACCGAAACCCCTCGAAGACGACGTTCGGGTGGCGGCCGTGACGAAGAGTTACCCCCTCCGAGCCCCTTGTGACGAGGACTTTCACCGAGCCGCCGTCCGTTCCTGACGTGCGTTGTCCGCTCGAGCCGACGCGCCGTGCGAGACGGTGGTCCGATCTTCTCGTGGGAGGGCCTTGCTCGCCGGAGAAACCTTGAACACGGTGTACTCTGTAGCACCGTTCATGCACATCGATATCGAACGACTCGGCGTCCACGAGTCGGTCGCGACCGTCTTTCCGGCCCGCGTGCTCGTCGACTCGCTCGAGGACCTCCCGCTCGAGGTCGACGCTATCGGCGACGACGAGATCGCGGCCTGCGACGCCGTCGTCACGCTCGAGTACGACGACGCCATGCTCGAGTGTGCGTGGATCCACTCGATCCAGTCGGGCGTCGACCGGTTTCCCTTCGAGACGCTCGAGGCCGAGGATGTGATTCTGACCAACAGCACGGGCATTCACGGCCGATCGGTCGGCGAGACGGTCGCAGGCTACTTGCTCGCGTTCGCCCGCCGGCTCCACGACGCCGTCGCGAATCAGGACGACAGCCGCTGGGAGCCCCCGGCGTGGGACGAGGCGTTCACGATCTCAGGAACGACGGCCTGCGTCGTCGGCACCGGGACGCTCGGCACCGGTGTCGCCGACGTGCTGGGATCGCTCGGGGTCCGCGTCACTGGCGTCCGCCGATCGACCGAACCGCTCCCGGCGTTCGACGAGATGTACGCGAACGACGACCTGCTCGAGGCGATTTCCGACGCGGATTTCGTGATCGCCACCGTTCCGCTGACCGACGAGACGCGCCACTGCTTCGACGCCGAGGCGTTCGCCGCGATGCGCGATGACGCGTACTTCGTCAACGTCGCCCGGGGCAGCGTTGTCGACGAACCGGCGCTGGTCGAGGCGCTCGAGGCCGACGATATCGCCGGTGCGGCACTGGACGTCTTCGAAACCGAACCGCTCCCCGAGGAATCGCCGCTCTGGGAGTTCGACGAGGTCATCGTCTCGCCCCACTGCGCGGGATTCACGCGAGACTACGGCTCCAACGTCGGCGAAATCGTCACCGAGAACGTGGCTCGGCTCGAGCGTGACGACGACCTGCAAAACAGGGTCGTCTGAACTCGTCGCTGCGACGCGTGCGGATCACGATTCGCGGTGGCCGGGCGCACGGCTCGAGTACTACGAGAGGCGTGCAACTCGGGGAAGGGCAGGCACACACCCCCATCACCGCGAGCGAGGCCGCAGGCCGAGCGAGCGGGCCGACGACTGACTCGGAGTGAGCAACGCGAACAGAGAGGAAGGAGGAGTGCTTTTCATCAAAGTTTTGCCGAGGGCACGGCGCAGCCGTGCCCGCAGAGCAAAAGTTTGGTTCTAGAAAAATTTGAACAGATCGTCGCGCTCCTGTTCGTGGAGGTGGGTGCGGACGGCCTCGTACAGCGGCTCGAGTTGGCCGCGCTTGGCGCTGATCGGCGCGATGGTCTCTTGCCACTGCTTCCAGGGCGGATAGAGGCCGAGGCGTTCGGCGAGGTCGTCGAGTCGCTCGTCGCGGTCGTCGACCTTGTCCATCTTGTTGACGGCGACGACGGTCGGCACTCCCAGATCCTGCAGGAAGTGGAACATCTCGACGTCGTAGGGGATCGAATCTGGCCCGGTGTGGCGGTCGATGATGTCGACGACGCTCTTGCCGTCGACGACCAGCACCGCGACGAGGATCTTGTCGGCGTACTCCTCGAGGTAGCGAACGATGTCGGTCTTGATCTGCTCGCGGTGGTCTTCCTCGACGCCGCTCATGAACCCGAATCCGGGGAGATCCGTGAGGACGAAATTCTCTGCCGACCAGTCGTAGTGGTTCGGCGACCGGGTGACGCCCGGCTTGCCGCCGGTGTCGAACGAGTGGCCGGTCAGTTCCCGCATGAGCGTGGACTTGCCGACGTTAGAGCGCCCGACGAGTGCGACCTCGGCCTCGCAGTTCGGGCGGGTTTCGAACATACCTGACGTAGGACGATGCCGGGTAATAAGCGCCGCGACGGCGCGCCGACTCCTCGCCTCTCGGGTTCGGTCGGTCTCCGCCCACGATTCCACCCCCGCCGTCGGCACTGGAGTTATCATACCGCGGTGTGAGATACCGGGTGTGCGGCTCGTACAGCTGACGATACCGACGGGGAAACGACAGACCCTCCTCGAGACGCTCGACGAGAAGGGCGTTGACTACGTCGTCACCGAGGAGACGAGTGACCGCGATTACACGGCGGTCGCGTACTTCCCGCTCCCCGCGGCGGCGGTCGAACCGGTCCTCGATTCGCTACAGGAACAGGGGGTCGACGAGGACGCCTACACGGTCGTCGTCGACGCCGAGACCGTCATCTCACGCCGGTTCGAGGCCCTCCGTGAGGAGTACGAGAACGGAGACGTGGAATCGGAGCGGATCTCGAGACAAGAGCTGCAAGCCGAAGCGGAGTCGTTGACCCCCTCGTTCGAGGTCTACGTGACGATGACGGTCGTGAGCGCCATCGTCGCGACGGCCGGGCTGTTGCTCGATTCGGCGGCGGTGGTCGTCGGCTCGATGGTTATCGCCCCGTTGATCGGGCCGGCGTTGGGTGCCAGCGTCGGCTCCGTCATCGACGACGAGGAGCTGTTTCTCAGCAGTCTCAAGTACCAACTGATGGGCGTCGTGCTGGCAATCGCCGCGGCGGCGATATTCGCGTGGACCGTTCGAGTGACGTACGTCGTTCCCCCGGGGCTCGACATCTCGAGCGTCGACGAGATCGCAGAACGGCTCGCGCCGGACCTGCTCTCGCTCGTGATCGCACTCGGCGCCGGCGTCGCCGGGATCGTCTCCATCTCGACCGGGATCTCGGTCGCGCTCGTCGGCGTGATGATCGCGGCGGCGCTTATTCCGCCCGCCGCCACGGTCGGCATCGCGCTCGCGTGGGGCCAGCCCTCGGCGGCGATCGGCTCGACAGTGCTCGTGCTCGTCAACGTTCTGTCGGTGAACCTCGCGGGGCTGCTTACGCTCTGGTACGCGGGCTATCGCCCGGAGAACCTGTTCGAGCTTCGCCCGACACAGAGGCGGGTCCGCCGTCGAGCGGTCGGGCTGATCGTCATCGTTCTCCTCTTCGGGGTGTTTCTGGGCGGGATCACCTACAGCTCCTACTCGGCGGCGACCTTCGAGGAAAACACCCGCGAGGACGTTCAGGACCTCCTCGAGCAGCCCGAGTACGACGGCTACCAGCTGCTCGAACTCGAGGTCGTGATGGACGAGAATTATCCGTTCGTGCGCCCCGAACGAGTGATTGCGACGGTCGGTGGTCCTCCCGGCGAGACGGATCCGGACTTGGCCGACGAACTCGACGATCGGGTGAATCGTCATGGAGACGGCTCGATCGACGTCGAAGTCCGGTTCGTGGAAGTCGCCCAGCGGTGACTGCCTCCGCAGCCTGATTTTCGGATCGACTGTCGATCCCGATCCGTCGGTTTCGACCGCTCTCGGCGCACACAGGGTTGTGCCTTTTTGCCCTCCGTGTTGGCCTCCTACCCGTGCGTCTCGTTCACGTCACCGTTCCAGATGCGCGCCAGGATGCAGTCCGGGCGGCGCTCGAGGACGGGCAGTTCACGTTCACTGTCATTCCGACCGCCGATGACGGCGTCATGTTCGAAATCCCGGTCCCGAGCAACGCGGTCGGTGACGTTCTCGACGAACTCGAGGCGGCCGAGGTCGATATCGAACGGTACACCGTCGTCGCCAGCGCCGAGGCGGCGATGACGACGACCTCGGAGACGCTCGAGCGTGAGTACGCGGGACAGTACAAGCCGATGACGGCGATCGAGCTTCGGACGAAAGCTCGCGACCTGAGCAGGGATACCGCCTCCTACGCGGCGTTGATGGTGTTGAGTGCGCTTATCGCAACCGCAGGATTACTAATCGGTTCGCCCGCGATCGTCGTCGGCTCGATGGTGATCGCGCCGATCATCGGGCCGGCGTTGACCGCCAGCGTCGGGACCGTGACCGGCGACGGAAGGATGATCGCCGATAGTCTCTGGATGCAACTCTACGGGCTCGTGTTGGCGATCGCTGCCGCAACGGCGCTCGCAGCGGTGTTTCGCTTCGCTGGCTTCGTCCCGACTGACCTCGACCTCCCGGCGCTCGAGCTGTTCGGCGTCCGACTCGCGCCGAATATGCTCTCGCTGGTCGTCGCCGTCGCGGCGGGGCTGTCCGCGGGGATCGGGCTGACGACGAAGGGGCCGACCTCGATAATCGGCGTCATGATCGCCGCCGCATTGCTTCCAACGGCCGCGGCGACGGGGATTTCGATCGCCTGGATCGAGCTCGAACTCGCGATCGGAACGGTAATTCTGTTGTGCGTGACCATGGTCGTGATCAATCTCGCGGTACTCGCCGTATTGGTTCTCCTCGGTTACGTCTCTCGAGAGCGCGCATCACCGGCGGGAGACCTCGATCGATCCCTCGTCGCGACGGGACTACTCGCACTGGTCGTCGTCGCGCTCACGCTCTCGGTCGGGTTCGCGACCGTCCAACAGGTCGGCGTCGACCGGCAGGTCGCAGCGTCGGTCGAGGAGACGCTCGAGGACCCCGCCTACGGCAATCTCACCGCGGTGTCCGTGCAAACGCAGTACTCAGACATGTCGCCGTACACCGGCCCGCGGAGCGTGACGGTCGTGGTAACCCAAACGGGCGCTGCTGATACCGAGACGTTCGCGACCGATGTCGCCGAAACCATCGAAGAAACCACTGGCGAGGCTATCGACGTTCGCGTCGAACCGATTCAGTACGAATCGGCGTCTACAACCGCCCAGTAACAGTCGGAACCGCCGTTAGCCGTCGAAGGGGAGTTCGGGTTCGTAGTCTATTGCCTCTATCGCTGCCTCGAGCACTCGCTCGACGTTCTCGCCGGTTTCGACGCTCATGTAGTAGTCCGCCTCGACGTCTCTCGATCGGTCCGCTTTGTTGCCGATCGTGAGGACGGGCGCGTCTTCGAACTGGGCCTCGATGGCGTCGCGCAACTCGAGTTGGGACTCGAGGGGGTAGCCACACTCGCCGCTGGGGTCGAGCAAGACGAGGACGCAGTCGCCGAGGTGCTCTAGGGCGCTGACGGCCTGCGATTCGATCTCGTTTCGCTCCTGTGGGGGTCGGTCGAGCAGTCCCGGCGTGTCGACGATCTGGTAGCGGATGTGGTCCCGCTCGAAGTGTCCGAGTCCGATCCCGGTCGTCGTGAAGGGATACGAGTCCGTCTCGCCGCGGGCGTTGGTCACGTCGTTGACGAACGAGGATTTGCCGACGTTCGGGTAGCCGGCGACGACAATGGTGGGTTCGTCGGCGTTGATCTCGGGCAGGTCACGGAGTTCGTTACGCGCGTCGTTTATCACCCGGAGGTGTTCGTCGACCTGTTCGACGATGTCGGCGAGTCGGGCGAACGCCTGCTGGCGGTGCTTCCGTGCGGTGTCGACGTCGGTCTTGCGGAGCCGCGACTGGTACTCCTCGTGGATCTCACGGGTCTTTCGGCCGGCCCAACTGACCTGCGAGAGGCTCTGGCGAAGGGCGTCGACGCCGGTCGTCGGTTCGTCGCCGTCCGATTCCTTCGAGTGGGTGATGGAAACGTCGAGGATCGCGTCTGCGAGTTCGTAGTAAAACGGGTCGACGTCGTACTCGAAATCCGGCCACGCGGTCACGACGTTCTCTAAGTTGTCCGACATGATGTTCGCCGCCGTCTGGAGCATCGACTGCTGGGCCTCGAGGCCGCTCTTGGCGTTGCCCGAGCGGGCCGCCCGGGAGAACGCCTTGTCGATCAGCTCTTCCGACGTCGGCGTCGTCGGAAGGTCTTCGAAAATCATAGTCACCAGTACAGCCTCGACACTAAAAGGGCGTTCGTTGTCGGTTCGTCCGCGAGGCCGCGTCTCTGTCCCATCGCTCGCCTGTGACTCGAGGCCGAACCCGCCCGTGGGCTTATTCTACTGGGCGTCGTACTCTCTCTATGACTAACTGGCGCGCCGTTTTCATCGGCTTTCTGGTCGCGATCGTCGTCTCGACTCTCGGGCTCGTACTCCCCGGGATCGGACAGCTCGCAGGCGGTCTCGCCGGCGGATTCGCCGCCGGGTTCATCGCCGGCGGCGGCCTGCTTCGGGGCTTCTGGCATGGCCTCCTCGCGGGCTCACTCGGAGGAATTATCGGCGCGTTCATCCTCGGCGTGGTCGTCGGTCTCACCGGTCTCACGCTGGGTCCGATCGGCGGCCTGCTCGGCGTCGGCATCTTCGTGTTCGTGGCGGGGCTCGCCCTGATCATGGCGATAGAGAGCGCGCTCGCCGGGGCGGTCGGCAGCCTGCTCGCAAACTGACTTCGACCGATCGATTCGATTCGTCGCCGTCGCTCGGAATCGCACTGATCGGTACGAAAAAACGGCCGCATGCATCCGACCGGCTCGTGTTCCGACGACCTGTCACGTGTCGAATTAGGCCGACGCCATCTCCCGACAGCTCTCGGCGCACTCGGGCAGGATCTCTGCGCAGGCCTGACAGTGGTCGTGGTCGTGCTGTTCGCATTCCTCTGCACACTCCTCGCAGGCGTCCGCACAGATCGACGCCAGCTCGCCGTGATAGCCCGAGTCTCGAGCCATGAACCGCGCGTGTAACGTCGCCAGGTCGGCCACGTCGCGGCAGAGTCGGATACAGCGGGCCATCTCCTCGCCCTCGTCCGCGCAGGCGTCCGCACACCACTCACAGACCTGCGCGGCTTCGAGACAGTTGTCGATACACTCTCGCATCTGCTCGTCTGCGTGCTCGAGTTGTTGGAGTGCCATCGCGTAGACGAACGCCAGCGTCGGGTATCAAACTGGCACGGGCGAGTGCAAGCGACGGACGGACCGAGTAGTGTGGCTCCATCTACCCGAACTATCGGATAAATGCCAAAAACACGCCTCGGTTACTGCTCGACTCGCTCCCCCGGTACGTGGTCCCTGTGAACGAGACCGCGTTTTGCAGCGTTTTCGGCCGCCGATTCACACCGAGAGACCACCGTCCGGACGCGCTCGATCCGCTCCGCGCAGTCGAACTCATCGGTTTCGTGTTCGGCTCTCGCGCGGCAGTATCGCACGTACAACGCGACTCGCCAGTCCGACTCGAGCGGCCACCAGACGGCCGACGGATCGCCATCTAGCTGCCCCTCCCAGGTCTCGACGAGTTCGTGGGCGAACGCCGCGAGATCGGCTTCCGTTTGCTGGAGTTCCAATCCACAATCTAGCTCTCGAGAGAGAAACGTCGACTGTTCGACCACTGCCGTAGTCGCAGTCTCTCGTTCGATCAGCTCTCGGAACGCCGTTAGCTCGTCCTGAGAAACCGCGACGGCGCACGCGACGCAGTAGGTATCCGCAGGAAAATGCTCATATTCCGGGACGGAGGGCCGTATCGCCTCGGCCTGGCTCCGGTCGTCTTCAAACGAACCCATAGCACCTCCTCTGAGCCGTCTGGGATGAGTTTTGTGGTGATTTCTACGCGTAAAGTTTAACGAAGGTTTCAGTTTATCTGATCGACCGGTGCCTGTGCCCTCGAGTCGTCGGTCCATCGGCGAAGCGTCGGAAACGACTGTTCGAGCCTACCGGCGCGCTTCGAGTTCGTCCTCGAGCTCTGTGAGGTCCATATCTTTCATCGAGAGCAAAACGAGTAGATGATAGACGATATCGGCGGCCTCGTAGGCGATCTCCTCGCGGTCGTCGTCTTTGGCGGCCAACACCAGTTCGGTCGATTCCTCGCCGAGTTTCTCCAGCACGGCGTTTTCCCCCTTTTCGTGGGTGAACAGCGACGCGGTGTAGGAGTCGTCGGGTAGCGTTTCCTTGCGGTCTTCGATGACGGCGAACAGCTCCGCGAGTGTCTCGTCCATTTATAATTCACCGGGAACGTCACGGATGTCTTCGAGTTCGGCGAACTTCTCGCTGTCGTCTCGCCCGTCCTCGAAGACCGCCTCCGTCACCTCGATCGGGACGTTGGTTCGGGCCGCGAGCGCGAGCGAATCGCTCGGTCTGGCGTCGATCACGGTTTCGCCGCGAGGCGTGTCGACGTGAATGTCCGCGATGTAGGTGCCGCCCTGTCCGTCGGCGCGCTCTTCGATCTCGTTGACGACGACGCGATCGACTCGCCCGCCGAGTTCCTCCATCACGTCGAGCAGGAGGTCGTGGGTCAGCGGCCGTCCGATGTCCTCGGCCTCGAGCCCTCGAGCGATGCTCGTCGCCTCGTTGAAGCCGATGAAGATCGGCACGATGTCCTCCTCGCCGTCGACGGCGAGGATCAAGACCGGGACCGGGCCCTGCTGGGTGCCCGCGACGCGGACGGCGTCGATGGACGCGTTCATATCACGATACACGAAGGCGAACGGCAAAAGTCTGTACGCCTGCAACCGTCGTCTCTTGCGGAGCCGCGGGCGGGTCGTCCGCTGTTTTACTCGAGTCCTGGCACCGACGCGCCGTCGGTCTCGAAGAACGCCAGTTCGTGAATCCGTTCGTCGGTCGTCAACTCGGGATGAAACGACGTTCCGACGACGGGGCCGTCCCGTACCGCGACCGGGTTCCCGTCCCACGATGCGAGGACCGCCGCGTCGCCCACGTCGTCGATGACCGGCGCGCGGATGAACACGGCGGGAAACGGCTCCTCGTCCGCGAGCCCCGCCACCTCGAGGGGCGCTTCGAAGCTGTCTTTCTGTCGACCGAACGCGTTTCGCTCGACGGTCACGTCGATCAGATCGAGCGTCTCGACGCGGTCGTCGCCCGCGTCGCTCGAGGCGACGATGAGCCCGGCACAGGTCGCGAACAGCGGCTTCCCGGCGGCGACGTGGTCGCGAATCTCTCCGGCGATTCCCTCCGAGTGGACGAGCCTCGAGATGGTCGTCGACTCCCCGCCGGGCATCGCGAGCAGGTCACAGTCGGGGACGATACCCGATTCGCGGACCTCGCGGACCTCGACGGATTCGCCGCGGGCCGCACTCGCCCGCTCGATCGCGGCTGCGTGTTCGGAGACGTCGCCCTGCACGGCGACGACGCCCGCTACCAGTGACATAGCCGGAATAGTGCGAGCAACGTGAAAAAACTCGCGTCACGGACGCACCGGACGCCCGAAGAGAATATAATCAGCCACAGTTCGTGACGAGTAAATATCGAAGTATCTATATTGTTTTAGGCGAGCCTAACTTTCATGGTTCGAGCGACTAACGGAGATAAAACCCTGACGCGGCGTGACTGTGTGAAGTATAGTGGGTCGGTGATTGGCGGTGGAATCCTCGCGGGTTGTGTCGGCGATACTTCTCAGGAATCGACACCGTCGGACGAGTCCTACTCGGTAACGATGTCACCGATGGGGACAGTCTCGTTCGATAGCGTCCCGCAGAACGCACTAGCGAGTTCGACGTCCAACATCGATATCGTCGCGGCTCTCGGACACGGTTCTGCGGTACAATCGACGTCGAGTCCGTCGACTTCCACTCCATCATTGGAATTTTATTACTCTACGCTGGATGTCTCAACCGATTGGATCGATTTCAAGGAGGCGGGCAATTTCAGTAAGGAAACGCTTTACGAACTCGACAGCGACGTTCACTTCCTCGATCCAGCGTACGTCAACTCACTCGACGACTGGAGCAAATCTGATATCGACGAGGTCGAAGAGACCGTCGGCCCTTTTTTCGGCAACATGTATAGCCGAAAGCACCGACAGCCGCCCGAATCTTGGCGCGATTCCTATCGGTACTACACCCTCTGGGAGCTTACTGAAAAATTCGCCGAGGTATTCGAAGAGCAGGACCGATTTGCGCAATTAAACACCGTCAGAGAAACGCTTCTGTCTGACATACGATCGAAACTCCCCGCATCGAGTGACCGGCCTACTGTCGGGATGGTGTACCCGAGACTTTCGGAGGACGCTTTTTATATCCACAAACTCAACCAACCGGGGTACTTCTTCGCACACACTCGCCCGCTGGAAGCAGTCGATGTCTTCGAGGATATCACGGCAGACGAATTCGGTGGTCAACTCGTGGATTATGAGGTGCTGCTCCAGGCCGACCCGGACGTACTCATCATGAATTACGGAATCTCGTCGTACTACGACGTCGCTTCTATCAAGCAGTCCCTTCGCGAGCACAGTGTCGGGTCGGAACTAACCGCCGTTCAGAACGACCGTCTCTACGCTTCTGGCAATCCACGCCAGGGTCCGCTTATGAACCTCTTCCAGCTGGAGATGACTGCTAAACAACTGTATCCGGCAGAGTTTGGTGAATGGCCGGGCTACGTCGATGGTGAGCCGTATCCAGATCTCCCCACGGACGAACACCTGTTCGACCGCCAGCGGGTTGCAGACATCATCAACGGGGATTTCTAACTCGGCGATCAAAAGAGAAACTACAACGGATCGAATATCTTCGCGAGACGTAGCGATTCGTTACGAAACGAACGTCAGCAACTGGACGAGCACGCCGAGCATGACGCCGGTCGCGATGACGGTCTTGGGATCGATGCGAATCGCGTTCGAGTCTTCGGAGTCGAAGTACCGGATGAGGCCGGCACTGGACATCAGCCCGCCAGTGTTCTGTCCTTTATCCATACCCCCTCTTTCGCTCGC is a genomic window containing:
- the ddh gene encoding D-2-hydroxyacid dehydrogenase — encoded protein: MHIDIERLGVHESVATVFPARVLVDSLEDLPLEVDAIGDDEIAACDAVVTLEYDDAMLECAWIHSIQSGVDRFPFETLEAEDVILTNSTGIHGRSVGETVAGYLLAFARRLHDAVANQDDSRWEPPAWDEAFTISGTTACVVGTGTLGTGVADVLGSLGVRVTGVRRSTEPLPAFDEMYANDDLLEAISDADFVIATVPLTDETRHCFDAEAFAAMRDDAYFVNVARGSVVDEPALVEALEADDIAGAALDVFETEPLPEESPLWEFDEVIVSPHCAGFTRDYGSNVGEIVTENVARLERDDDLQNRVV
- a CDS encoding DUF5518 domain-containing protein, whose translation is MTNWRAVFIGFLVAIVVSTLGLVLPGIGQLAGGLAGGFAAGFIAGGGLLRGFWHGLLAGSLGGIIGAFILGVVVGLTGLTLGPIGGLLGVGIFVFVAGLALIMAIESALAGAVGSLLAN
- a CDS encoding bifunctional nuclease family protein; amino-acid sequence: MNASIDAVRVAGTQQGPVPVLILAVDGEEDIVPIFIGFNEATSIARGLEAEDIGRPLTHDLLLDVMEELGGRVDRVVVNEIEERADGQGGTYIADIHVDTPRGETVIDARPSDSLALAARTNVPIEVTEAVFEDGRDDSEKFAELEDIRDVPGEL
- the pdxT gene encoding pyridoxal 5'-phosphate synthase glutaminase subunit PdxT, which encodes MSLVAGVVAVQGDVSEHAAAIERASAARGESVEVREVRESGIVPDCDLLAMPGGESTTISRLVHSEGIAGEIRDHVAAGKPLFATCAGLIVASSDAGDDRVETLDLIDVTVERNAFGRQKDSFEAPLEVAGLADEEPFPAVFIRAPVIDDVGDAAVLASWDGNPVAVRDGPVVGTSFHPELTTDERIHELAFFETDGASVPGLE
- a CDS encoding TIGR00341 family protein, whose product is MRLVQLTIPTGKRQTLLETLDEKGVDYVVTEETSDRDYTAVAYFPLPAAAVEPVLDSLQEQGVDEDAYTVVVDAETVISRRFEALREEYENGDVESERISRQELQAEAESLTPSFEVYVTMTVVSAIVATAGLLLDSAAVVVGSMVIAPLIGPALGASVGSVIDDEELFLSSLKYQLMGVVLAIAAAAIFAWTVRVTYVVPPGLDISSVDEIAERLAPDLLSLVIALGAGVAGIVSISTGISVALVGVMIAAALIPPAATVGIALAWGQPSAAIGSTVLVLVNVLSVNLAGLLTLWYAGYRPENLFELRPTQRRVRRRAVGLIVIVLLFGVFLGGITYSSYSAATFEENTREDVQDLLEQPEYDGYQLLELEVVMDENYPFVRPERVIATVGGPPGETDPDLADELDDRVNRHGDGSIDVEVRFVEVAQR
- a CDS encoding NOG1 family protein, with product MIFEDLPTTPTSEELIDKAFSRAARSGNAKSGLEAQQSMLQTAANIMSDNLENVVTAWPDFEYDVDPFYYELADAILDVSITHSKESDGDEPTTGVDALRQSLSQVSWAGRKTREIHEEYQSRLRKTDVDTARKHRQQAFARLADIVEQVDEHLRVINDARNELRDLPEINADEPTIVVAGYPNVGKSSFVNDVTNARGETDSYPFTTTGIGLGHFERDHIRYQIVDTPGLLDRPPQERNEIESQAVSALEHLGDCVLVLLDPSGECGYPLESQLELRDAIEAQFEDAPVLTIGNKADRSRDVEADYYMSVETGENVERVLEAAIEAIDYEPELPFDG
- a CDS encoding ABC transporter substrate-binding protein, which codes for MVRATNGDKTLTRRDCVKYSGSVIGGGILAGCVGDTSQESTPSDESYSVTMSPMGTVSFDSVPQNALASSTSNIDIVAALGHGSAVQSTSSPSTSTPSLEFYYSTLDVSTDWIDFKEAGNFSKETLYELDSDVHFLDPAYVNSLDDWSKSDIDEVEETVGPFFGNMYSRKHRQPPESWRDSYRYYTLWELTEKFAEVFEEQDRFAQLNTVRETLLSDIRSKLPASSDRPTVGMVYPRLSEDAFYIHKLNQPGYFFAHTRPLEAVDVFEDITADEFGGQLVDYEVLLQADPDVLIMNYGISSYYDVASIKQSLREHSVGSELTAVQNDRLYASGNPRQGPLMNLFQLEMTAKQLYPAEFGEWPGYVDGEPYPDLPTDEHLFDRQRVADIINGDF
- a CDS encoding DUF389 domain-containing protein, whose product is MRLVHVTVPDARQDAVRAALEDGQFTFTVIPTADDGVMFEIPVPSNAVGDVLDELEAAEVDIERYTVVASAEAAMTTTSETLEREYAGQYKPMTAIELRTKARDLSRDTASYAALMVLSALIATAGLLIGSPAIVVGSMVIAPIIGPALTASVGTVTGDGRMIADSLWMQLYGLVLAIAAATALAAVFRFAGFVPTDLDLPALELFGVRLAPNMLSLVVAVAAGLSAGIGLTTKGPTSIIGVMIAAALLPTAAATGISIAWIELELAIGTVILLCVTMVVINLAVLAVLVLLGYVSRERASPAGDLDRSLVATGLLALVVVALTLSVGFATVQQVGVDRQVAASVEETLEDPAYGNLTAVSVQTQYSDMSPYTGPRSVTVVVTQTGAADTETFATDVAETIEETTGEAIDVRVEPIQYESASTTAQ
- the engB gene encoding GTP-binding protein EngB, translated to MFETRPNCEAEVALVGRSNVGKSTLMRELTGHSFDTGGKPGVTRSPNHYDWSAENFVLTDLPGFGFMSGVEEDHREQIKTDIVRYLEEYADKILVAVLVVDGKSVVDIIDRHTGPDSIPYDVEMFHFLQDLGVPTVVAVNKMDKVDDRDERLDDLAERLGLYPPWKQWQETIAPISAKRGQLEPLYEAVRTHLHEQERDDLFKFF
- the hisE gene encoding phosphoribosyl-ATP diphosphatase, whose translation is MDETLAELFAVIEDRKETLPDDSYTASLFTHEKGENAVLEKLGEESTELVLAAKDDDREEIAYEAADIVYHLLVLLSMKDMDLTELEDELEARR
- a CDS encoding four-helix bundle copper-binding protein — translated: MALQQLEHADEQMRECIDNCLEAAQVCEWCADACADEGEEMARCIRLCRDVADLATLHARFMARDSGYHGELASICADACEECAEECEQHDHDHCQACAEILPECAESCREMASA
- a CDS encoding preprotein translocase subunit Sec61beta, which codes for MDKGQNTGGLMSSAGLIRYFDSEDSNAIRIDPKTVIATGVMLGVLVQLLTFVS